The Candidatus Atribacteria bacterium genomic sequence AAAATCGGTTTTTTCTTCTTCTTTGACTTCTTCCGATGTAGCCGAACCACCAGCATTAGCAGGCATAGCAACCGGCATAGCAGCAGTTACTCCGAATTTTTCCTCTAAGGCTTTCACTAAGTCAGCTAATTCCAGTACACTCATTTTCTCTATTTTTTCTAATATTTCCGCTGATGTATTCATCTCAGTCTTAGAATGTTTTTCCTCGGTAACTTTTTCTTTTTT encodes the following:
- a CDS encoding 50S ribosomal protein L7/L12, which encodes MVEKKEVATKKEKVTEEKHSKTEMNTSAEILEKIEKMSVLELADLVKALEEKFGVTAAMPVAMPANAGGSATSEEVKEEEKTDFEVILKEVGPNKIKVIKEIRTITALGLKESKDLVDGAPNTIKEHVDKKESEGIKEKLEAVGAVIEIK